The following are encoded in a window of Rissa tridactyla isolate bRisTri1 chromosome 3, bRisTri1.patW.cur.20221130, whole genome shotgun sequence genomic DNA:
- the ENTPD6 gene encoding ectonucleoside triphosphate diphosphohydrolase 6 isoform X1 — MEAMKISKRFFAFGILACIAFYVAYIKWHLDSKPVVGATEGIAESRGDKLHHQAVTTDPSVFYGIMFDAGSTGTRIHIFKFTQQPKETPKLTHETFKALKPGLSAYADDVEKSGQGIKELLEVAKKEVPMELWKFTPLVLKATAGLRLLPGEKAQKLLDKVKEIFQASPFFVRDNCVSIMNGTDEGISAWITINFLTGSLDDPQKRSVGMLDLGGGSTQITFLPRTEATLQTSPAGHTTSFQMFNNTYKLYSYSYLGLGLMSARLAILGGVEGKPLGEGEELISPCLPPGFKSEWQHAEIVYKIEGQKAGEPLYETCSNKVAKMLYKKVHKAEEVKDLDFYTFSYYYDLAAEVGLIDKEKGGSLTVGDFEIAAKYVCKTMEISPGSSPFLCMDLTYITFLLQELGFPKNQVFKLARKIDNVETSWALGATFHYIDSLNRLQY; from the exons ATGGAAGCCATGAAGATATCAAAGCGGTTCTTCGCTTTTGGGATTTTGGCGTGCATAGCTTTTTATGTTGCATACATAAAATGGCACTTGGATTCCAAACCAGTCGTGGGAGCAACAGAAGGAATTGCTGAAAGCAGGGGAGACAAACTGCACCATCAGGCAGTGACCACAGATCCCTCAGTCTTCTACGGAATTATGTTTGACGCAGGAAGCACAGGAACTCGcatccatatttttaaatttacacAGCAGCCAAAAG AGACTCCCAAATTAACCCATGAGACGTTTAAAGCACTGAAGCCAGGTCTATCCGCATATGCCGATGATGTCGAAAAg AGTGGCCAGGGAATAAAAGAGCTCCTGGAGGTGGCGAAGAAGGAAGTTCCTATGGAGCTGTGGAAGTTTACTCCTCTGGTCCTGAAAGCCACAGCTGGCCTACGGTTGCTGCCGGGAGAGAAAGCTCAGAAGTTGCTGGATAAG GTGAAGGAGATTTTTCAGGCCTCCCCCTTCTTTGTGAGGGACAACTGCGTGTCAATAATGAATGGAACCGATGAAG gtATTTCAGCCTGGATCACAATAAATTTTTTAACAG GTAGCCTAGATGATCCGCAGAAGAGAAGTGTAGGGATGCTGGATTTGGGTGGTGGATCAACACAGATCACCTTCCTTCCACGCACTGAG GCAACTCTCCAGACATCACCAGCTGGCCATACAACTTCATTTCAGATGTTTAACAACACCTACAAGCTGTATTCGTACAG TTACCTGGGACTCGGGCTGATGTCAGCAAGGCTCGCCATTTTAGGAGGAGTTGAGGGAAAACCCT TAGGAGAAGGGGAGGAATTGATCAGCCCTTGTTTACCACCTGGCTTCAAATCTGAATGGCAACATGCTGAGATAGTGTACAAAATTGAAGGACAGAAGGCAG GTGAGCCTCTGTATGAGACTTGTTCTAACAAAGTGGCAAAGATGCTCTACAAAAAAGTGCATAAAGCTGAGGAAGTGAAGGACTTGGATTTTTACACTTTCTCCTACTACTATGACCTTGCAGCAGAGGTTGGTCTCATAG ataaagaaaaaggaggaagctTAACTGTCGGTGACTTCGAAATTGCAGCTAAATACG tATGCAAGACCATGGAAATCAGCCCCGGAAGCAGCCCTTTTCTCTGCATGGACCTCACGTACATCACCTTCCTCCTGCAAGAGCTGGGCTTCCCGAAGAACCAAGTCTTTAAG cTTGCCCGGAAAATTGACAATGTTGAAACGAGCTGGGCATTGGGAGCCACTTTTCATTACATCGACTCACTCAATAGGCTGCAGTACTAA
- the ENTPD6 gene encoding ectonucleoside triphosphate diphosphohydrolase 6 isoform X2, with protein sequence MEAMKISKRFFAFGILACIAFYVAYIKWHLDSKPVVGATEGIAESRGDKLHHQAVTTDPSVFYGIMFDAGSTGTRIHIFKFTQQPKETPKLTHETFKALKPGLSAYADDVEKSGQGIKELLEVAKKEVPMELWKFTPLVLKATAGLRLLPGEKAQKLLDKVKEIFQASPFFVRDNCVSIMNGTDEGISAWITINFLTGSLDDPQKRSVGMLDLGGGSTQITFLPRTEATLQTSPAGHTTSFQMFNNTYKLYSYSYLGLGLMSARLAILGGVEGKPLGEGEELISPCLPPGFKSEWQHAEIVYKIEGQKAGEPLYETCSNKVAKMLYKKVHKAEEVKDLDFYTFSYYYDLAAEVGLIVLCWCTEGCCVQR encoded by the exons ATGGAAGCCATGAAGATATCAAAGCGGTTCTTCGCTTTTGGGATTTTGGCGTGCATAGCTTTTTATGTTGCATACATAAAATGGCACTTGGATTCCAAACCAGTCGTGGGAGCAACAGAAGGAATTGCTGAAAGCAGGGGAGACAAACTGCACCATCAGGCAGTGACCACAGATCCCTCAGTCTTCTACGGAATTATGTTTGACGCAGGAAGCACAGGAACTCGcatccatatttttaaatttacacAGCAGCCAAAAG AGACTCCCAAATTAACCCATGAGACGTTTAAAGCACTGAAGCCAGGTCTATCCGCATATGCCGATGATGTCGAAAAg AGTGGCCAGGGAATAAAAGAGCTCCTGGAGGTGGCGAAGAAGGAAGTTCCTATGGAGCTGTGGAAGTTTACTCCTCTGGTCCTGAAAGCCACAGCTGGCCTACGGTTGCTGCCGGGAGAGAAAGCTCAGAAGTTGCTGGATAAG GTGAAGGAGATTTTTCAGGCCTCCCCCTTCTTTGTGAGGGACAACTGCGTGTCAATAATGAATGGAACCGATGAAG gtATTTCAGCCTGGATCACAATAAATTTTTTAACAG GTAGCCTAGATGATCCGCAGAAGAGAAGTGTAGGGATGCTGGATTTGGGTGGTGGATCAACACAGATCACCTTCCTTCCACGCACTGAG GCAACTCTCCAGACATCACCAGCTGGCCATACAACTTCATTTCAGATGTTTAACAACACCTACAAGCTGTATTCGTACAG TTACCTGGGACTCGGGCTGATGTCAGCAAGGCTCGCCATTTTAGGAGGAGTTGAGGGAAAACCCT TAGGAGAAGGGGAGGAATTGATCAGCCCTTGTTTACCACCTGGCTTCAAATCTGAATGGCAACATGCTGAGATAGTGTACAAAATTGAAGGACAGAAGGCAG GTGAGCCTCTGTATGAGACTTGTTCTAACAAAGTGGCAAAGATGCTCTACAAAAAAGTGCATAAAGCTGAGGAAGTGAAGGACTTGGATTTTTACACTTTCTCCTACTACTATGACCTTGCAGCAGAGGTTGGTCTCATAG TGCTATGCTGGTGCACAGAAGGCTGTTGTGTTCAGCGCTAG